A stretch of the Papaver somniferum cultivar HN1 chromosome 6, ASM357369v1, whole genome shotgun sequence genome encodes the following:
- the LOC113288120 gene encoding WRKY transcription factor SUSIBA2-like isoform X1, with translation MEEGNVQSEVRDSYGRVIEEENRVHEVRFDTSNGGNENGFTFGSSDNNNNNNGLRNLGEEEKNDLCIKSSDYRSINFSSGSSNNTSAARYKSMSPAMLPISRSPCLTIPPGLSPTSLLDSPVFLSNMKAEPSPTTGTFFKHHIMHDSAFSDTFPVPRNTSNNSTFDERSFGDFEFKPHVRSSLGSVVSSFGPMASAGLNQKQFESFMQMQGQCLSPTFASSPKSETREPSSHGLTLSVNAPNVPIETITSKACGPVEIASGESLQIPNSETAIQPMDCDDKGASTVVTAERSSEDGYNWRKYGQKHVKGCEFPRSYYKCTHPNCQVKKQLERSHDGQVTEIIYKGKHDHPKPQPSRRMAVGTVISMQEERSDRFSSLTAREDKTHGMPSHHAEPNGIHDVSPVMASDDNVENAQLNRNGDELDDDDDPESKRRKKDLGGIDVTLMGKATREPRVVVQTLSEVDILDDGYRWRKYGQKVVKGNPNPRSYYKCTNAGCPVRKHVERASHDPKAVITTYEGKHNHDVPSARNSTHEPAEPTNYNASSNGMLRVRQEENDSISLDLGVGMTSSPENRLNEKQHQTFHGGPIENRSFMNHPGCSNVLQATQVSAHYGSLIDGTDRYNPSREDQTKSFTFETPPPLNHSTNQYQQSLGRLIMGP, from the exons ATGGAGGAAGGAAATGTGCAGTCTGAAGTGAGAGATTCTTATGGAAGAGTTATCgaagaagaaaacagagttcatgaGGTTCGATTTGATACTTCTAATGGTGGAAATGAGAATGGTTTTACTTTTGGTTCttctgataataataataataacaatggaTTAAGAAATTTAGGTGAAGAGGAGAAAAACGATCTTTGTATAAAATCATCAGATTACAGGAGTATTAATTTTTCATCTGGATCGAGTAATAATACTTCTGCTGCTAGGTATAAATCAATGTCTCCGGCTATGTTACCGATCTCAAGGTCACCTTGTTTAACGATTCCACCTGGTTTAAGTCCAACTAGTTTGCTTGATTCTCCTGTTTTCCTTTCCAATATGAAG GCAGAACCTTCTCCAACTACTGGTACTTTTTTCAAGCATCACATCATGCATGATAGTGCTTTTTCAGACACATTTCCTGTGCCGAGGAACACTTCAAATAATAGTACATTTGATGAAAGAAGCTTTGGCGATTTTGAGTTTAAACCTCATGTTAGATCAAGCTTGGGTTCTGTTGTATCATCATTTGGACCTATG GCTTCTGCAGGTCTAAATCAAAAGCAGTTTGAGTCATTTATGCAAATGCAAGGTCAATGCTTGTCTCCAACATTTGCATCCTCACCTAAAAGTGAAACGAGGGAACCTTCCTCTCATGGATTGACTCTGTCTGTTAATGCTCCAAACGTACCAATTGAAACGATTACTTCAAAAGCTTGTGGACCAGTTGAAATTGCTTCCGGTGAATCACTGCAGATACCAAATTCGGAAACTGCGATCCAACCAATGGACTGCGATGATAAAGGAGCTAGTACTGTTGTAACAGCTGAGAGGTCATCTGAAGATGGATATAACTGGAGGAAATACGGGCAGAAGCATGTCAAAGGATGTGAGTTTCCAAGGAGTTACTACAAATGCACACATCCTAACTGCCAGGTGAAAAAACAGTTGGAACGGTCTCACGATGGGCAGGTGACAGAAATTATTTACAAGGGAAAGCATGATCATCCCAAGCCTCAGCCTAGCCGTCGAATGGCAGTGGGTACAGTTATATCTATGCAAGAAGAAAGATCTGACAGATTTTCATCTTTAACTGCTAGAGAAG ATAAAACACATGGTATGCCATCTCATCATGCTGAGCCAAATGGTATCCACGATGTATCTCCTGTCATGGCAAGTGATGATAACGTGGAAAATGCACAGTTGAACAGGAATGGCGAtgaacttgatgatgatgatgatccagAGTCCAAGCGAAG GAAGAAAGATCTTGGTGGCATAGATGTTACACTGATGGGGAAAGCAACCCGAGAACCACGCGTCGTAGTCCAAACTTTAAGTGAAGTTGATATACTGGATGACGGGTATCGCTGGCGCAAATATGGGCAGAAAGTGGTGAAAGGCAATCCTAATCCTAG GAGTTACTATAAATGCACAAATGCTGGCTGCCCAGTTAGGAAACACGTGGAGAGGGCATCACACGATCCGAAAGCAGTTATAACTACATACGAAGGAAAACACAACCATGATGTACCATCTGCAAGGAATAGTACGCATGAACCAGCGGAGCCCACAAACTACAATGCAAGTTCAAATGGCATGTTAAGGGTTAGACAAGAAGAGAATGACAGTATCAGCCTTGATCTTGGGGTAGGTATGACGTCAAGTCCTGAAAATAGGTTAAATGAAAAGCAACACCAAACATTTCATGGAGGACCCATTGAAAACAGATCTTTCATGAATCATCCTGGTTGTAGCAATGTATTGCAAGCAACCCAAGTTTCAGCGCATTACGGCTCTTTAATTGATGGGACAGATAGGTATAATCCATCAAGGGAAGATCAGACAAAAAGCTTCACCTTTGAGACTCCACCACCATTAAACCATTCTACCAACCAGTATCAACAGAGCTTGGGAAGGTTAATAATGGGTCCGTAG
- the LOC113288120 gene encoding WRKY transcription factor SUSIBA2-like isoform X3, translated as MHDSAFSDTFPVPRNTSNNSTFDERSFGDFEFKPHVRSSLGSVVSSFGPMASAGLNQKQFESFMQMQGQCLSPTFASSPKSETREPSSHGLTLSVNAPNVPIETITSKACGPVEIASGESLQIPNSETAIQPMDCDDKGASTVVTAERSSEDGYNWRKYGQKHVKGCEFPRSYYKCTHPNCQVKKQLERSHDGQVTEIIYKGKHDHPKPQPSRRMAVGTVISMQEERSDRFSSLTAREDKTHGMPSHHAEPNGIHDVSPVMASDDNVENAQLNRNGDELDDDDDPESKRRKKDLGGIDVTLMGKATREPRVVVQTLSEVDILDDGYRWRKYGQKVVKGNPNPRSYYKCTNAGCPVRKHVERASHDPKAVITTYEGKHNHDVPSARNSTHEPAEPTNYNASSNGMLRVRQEENDSISLDLGVGMTSSPENRLNEKQHQTFHGGPIENRSFMNHPGCSNVLQATQVSAHYGSLIDGTDRYNPSREDQTKSFTFETPPPLNHSTNQYQQSLGRLIMGP; from the exons ATGCATGATAGTGCTTTTTCAGACACATTTCCTGTGCCGAGGAACACTTCAAATAATAGTACATTTGATGAAAGAAGCTTTGGCGATTTTGAGTTTAAACCTCATGTTAGATCAAGCTTGGGTTCTGTTGTATCATCATTTGGACCTATG GCTTCTGCAGGTCTAAATCAAAAGCAGTTTGAGTCATTTATGCAAATGCAAGGTCAATGCTTGTCTCCAACATTTGCATCCTCACCTAAAAGTGAAACGAGGGAACCTTCCTCTCATGGATTGACTCTGTCTGTTAATGCTCCAAACGTACCAATTGAAACGATTACTTCAAAAGCTTGTGGACCAGTTGAAATTGCTTCCGGTGAATCACTGCAGATACCAAATTCGGAAACTGCGATCCAACCAATGGACTGCGATGATAAAGGAGCTAGTACTGTTGTAACAGCTGAGAGGTCATCTGAAGATGGATATAACTGGAGGAAATACGGGCAGAAGCATGTCAAAGGATGTGAGTTTCCAAGGAGTTACTACAAATGCACACATCCTAACTGCCAGGTGAAAAAACAGTTGGAACGGTCTCACGATGGGCAGGTGACAGAAATTATTTACAAGGGAAAGCATGATCATCCCAAGCCTCAGCCTAGCCGTCGAATGGCAGTGGGTACAGTTATATCTATGCAAGAAGAAAGATCTGACAGATTTTCATCTTTAACTGCTAGAGAAG ATAAAACACATGGTATGCCATCTCATCATGCTGAGCCAAATGGTATCCACGATGTATCTCCTGTCATGGCAAGTGATGATAACGTGGAAAATGCACAGTTGAACAGGAATGGCGAtgaacttgatgatgatgatgatccagAGTCCAAGCGAAG GAAGAAAGATCTTGGTGGCATAGATGTTACACTGATGGGGAAAGCAACCCGAGAACCACGCGTCGTAGTCCAAACTTTAAGTGAAGTTGATATACTGGATGACGGGTATCGCTGGCGCAAATATGGGCAGAAAGTGGTGAAAGGCAATCCTAATCCTAG GAGTTACTATAAATGCACAAATGCTGGCTGCCCAGTTAGGAAACACGTGGAGAGGGCATCACACGATCCGAAAGCAGTTATAACTACATACGAAGGAAAACACAACCATGATGTACCATCTGCAAGGAATAGTACGCATGAACCAGCGGAGCCCACAAACTACAATGCAAGTTCAAATGGCATGTTAAGGGTTAGACAAGAAGAGAATGACAGTATCAGCCTTGATCTTGGGGTAGGTATGACGTCAAGTCCTGAAAATAGGTTAAATGAAAAGCAACACCAAACATTTCATGGAGGACCCATTGAAAACAGATCTTTCATGAATCATCCTGGTTGTAGCAATGTATTGCAAGCAACCCAAGTTTCAGCGCATTACGGCTCTTTAATTGATGGGACAGATAGGTATAATCCATCAAGGGAAGATCAGACAAAAAGCTTCACCTTTGAGACTCCACCACCATTAAACCATTCTACCAACCAGTATCAACAGAGCTTGGGAAGGTTAATAATGGGTCCGTAG
- the LOC113288120 gene encoding WRKY transcription factor SUSIBA2-like isoform X2, with protein MADLFHLQAEPSPTTGTFFKHHIMHDSAFSDTFPVPRNTSNNSTFDERSFGDFEFKPHVRSSLGSVVSSFGPMASAGLNQKQFESFMQMQGQCLSPTFASSPKSETREPSSHGLTLSVNAPNVPIETITSKACGPVEIASGESLQIPNSETAIQPMDCDDKGASTVVTAERSSEDGYNWRKYGQKHVKGCEFPRSYYKCTHPNCQVKKQLERSHDGQVTEIIYKGKHDHPKPQPSRRMAVGTVISMQEERSDRFSSLTAREDKTHGMPSHHAEPNGIHDVSPVMASDDNVENAQLNRNGDELDDDDDPESKRRKKDLGGIDVTLMGKATREPRVVVQTLSEVDILDDGYRWRKYGQKVVKGNPNPRSYYKCTNAGCPVRKHVERASHDPKAVITTYEGKHNHDVPSARNSTHEPAEPTNYNASSNGMLRVRQEENDSISLDLGVGMTSSPENRLNEKQHQTFHGGPIENRSFMNHPGCSNVLQATQVSAHYGSLIDGTDRYNPSREDQTKSFTFETPPPLNHSTNQYQQSLGRLIMGP; from the exons ATGGCAGATCTTTTCCATTTGCAG GCAGAACCTTCTCCAACTACTGGTACTTTTTTCAAGCATCACATCATGCATGATAGTGCTTTTTCAGACACATTTCCTGTGCCGAGGAACACTTCAAATAATAGTACATTTGATGAAAGAAGCTTTGGCGATTTTGAGTTTAAACCTCATGTTAGATCAAGCTTGGGTTCTGTTGTATCATCATTTGGACCTATG GCTTCTGCAGGTCTAAATCAAAAGCAGTTTGAGTCATTTATGCAAATGCAAGGTCAATGCTTGTCTCCAACATTTGCATCCTCACCTAAAAGTGAAACGAGGGAACCTTCCTCTCATGGATTGACTCTGTCTGTTAATGCTCCAAACGTACCAATTGAAACGATTACTTCAAAAGCTTGTGGACCAGTTGAAATTGCTTCCGGTGAATCACTGCAGATACCAAATTCGGAAACTGCGATCCAACCAATGGACTGCGATGATAAAGGAGCTAGTACTGTTGTAACAGCTGAGAGGTCATCTGAAGATGGATATAACTGGAGGAAATACGGGCAGAAGCATGTCAAAGGATGTGAGTTTCCAAGGAGTTACTACAAATGCACACATCCTAACTGCCAGGTGAAAAAACAGTTGGAACGGTCTCACGATGGGCAGGTGACAGAAATTATTTACAAGGGAAAGCATGATCATCCCAAGCCTCAGCCTAGCCGTCGAATGGCAGTGGGTACAGTTATATCTATGCAAGAAGAAAGATCTGACAGATTTTCATCTTTAACTGCTAGAGAAG ATAAAACACATGGTATGCCATCTCATCATGCTGAGCCAAATGGTATCCACGATGTATCTCCTGTCATGGCAAGTGATGATAACGTGGAAAATGCACAGTTGAACAGGAATGGCGAtgaacttgatgatgatgatgatccagAGTCCAAGCGAAG GAAGAAAGATCTTGGTGGCATAGATGTTACACTGATGGGGAAAGCAACCCGAGAACCACGCGTCGTAGTCCAAACTTTAAGTGAAGTTGATATACTGGATGACGGGTATCGCTGGCGCAAATATGGGCAGAAAGTGGTGAAAGGCAATCCTAATCCTAG GAGTTACTATAAATGCACAAATGCTGGCTGCCCAGTTAGGAAACACGTGGAGAGGGCATCACACGATCCGAAAGCAGTTATAACTACATACGAAGGAAAACACAACCATGATGTACCATCTGCAAGGAATAGTACGCATGAACCAGCGGAGCCCACAAACTACAATGCAAGTTCAAATGGCATGTTAAGGGTTAGACAAGAAGAGAATGACAGTATCAGCCTTGATCTTGGGGTAGGTATGACGTCAAGTCCTGAAAATAGGTTAAATGAAAAGCAACACCAAACATTTCATGGAGGACCCATTGAAAACAGATCTTTCATGAATCATCCTGGTTGTAGCAATGTATTGCAAGCAACCCAAGTTTCAGCGCATTACGGCTCTTTAATTGATGGGACAGATAGGTATAATCCATCAAGGGAAGATCAGACAAAAAGCTTCACCTTTGAGACTCCACCACCATTAAACCATTCTACCAACCAGTATCAACAGAGCTTGGGAAGGTTAATAATGGGTCCGTAG